The stretch of DNA GCATCTCCTAATGTTAATTCCGGCTGCAAAACGGGGCCAAAATAATCAAAAATAGCCTCGCTTCCCTGTTCGTCAAAGTGTCTTTGGGGAGTAGCAGAAAGAGCGAGGCGCAGTCCAATATTTCGCGGTAAACTTTGTTCTAAACGAGGTGTACCCAGGTTATGAGCTTCGTCTCCAATAATCAAAGTTTTATCTGGGAAATAGCGCAGTTGGGACTGTAAACTTTCTCCCATTAAAGTAGCATTAGTAGTAATCGCCGCGAGAAAAGGTTGGGAACCAGAATGCACGTTATACAAACCCGCAGCTAGTTGACTTTGCCAACTGCGGGCATTTTCAAAAGTTAAAATCGGTTGGATTCCAAATTTCTCGCATTCCCGCGCCCATTGTGCGACTAAGTGACAATAGGGGCAAATAACAATGAGACCTTGTAAACCGATTTTTTGATATAGTTCAGAAGCGATGGCTAGTGCTGTAATTGTCTTACCACTTCCTGTGGCCATTTTGAGCGTACCGCGCCCATTATTGGCAAACCAATTAGCGATAGCTTGCTGTTGATATTGCCGCAGTTGGAGAGATGGCGGTATCCGGGGAAACCCCACTTGCGGCTGATGTCCAAGAGTTTGATTCACTGTTAATCCAGTCAGATGCAAGATTCCCTAAAATTTGACTATATCAAATAATTTTAGCTCAATCTCACTAAAATATTACACTTCTATATAATTTTTTAGTAAAAATTGTAACTGATTGGAAACTTCATTACTGGCAATGTCGAATTAAATACTTGCATCTTTCTTCAATCGTTTTATCAACCGCTGAATCAAAAGTTGCACCGCTAACCCCATCAAACCCAGAGCTGCCAAGGCGAAAATGCCTGTTCCTAGTGCAGCCATCCCTACGACTAAGGTTCGCACAGCAGAGGCGATTTTAATCACCGTGATATTGTCAGAATGAGTTGGTTTGTTAGCAAATGTCTGGGCAATTGATGCCGTTAATAAATAGAGACCAGATGCGAATGCACCAGCAATCATCGAACCAGTAATGCACCGCAAAATACTTGTTTCTTCCGCAGAATTAGGCGGTTGAGAATTGGGAGTTGGATTAGTTAGATTAGTCATAGTTTAATCAGATGCAATGCGAATGCCAGTATTACTAAATTTTGCCACCCACAGGTCTAAATCGGGAGATGCGATCGCACTTTTTACCCGCTCTTTAACCTGTTCTGCTTCTGCCAGAGACTCCGTTAAAGCAAACACCGTAGGCCCCGAACCAGACATCATCGTTCCCACAACCCCTAGTGACTGAAAAACCTCTCGCAGTTGCAATACTTGAGGATATACAGGCAAGGCTACTTTCTCTAAATCATTGTGCAATAATTGCCCAATTTTTGCTGCATCTTTGTGGGCGATCGCGGCTACCATCTGCCCAGAATGTACCCGTTGTCGGCGACATTCTACATCATCCGGCGCACAATAAGAACTGCTGAATTGTTGCCGATAAGTTTGATAGGCCCAGGCCGTAGAAATCGATAAATTGCGATATTTTGCCAGCACAACATAGAGATTATCTAAATCCGGCAAGGGTGAAAGTTCTTCACCTCTACCTGTTGCTAAAGCAGTACCACCAGCAATGCAAAAAGGGATATCCGAACCCAATTGAGAACCCAATTCTTGCAATTCTGAGTGCGTAAGTCCGAGTTGCCACATCAAATCCATCCCCACTAAAACAGCGGCCGCATCTGCCGATCCGCCAGCCAAACCTGCTGCTACAGGAATGTGTTTGTGAATCACAATTTCCACGCCGCCGTAGCGAGCAAAAGCAGTGGGAAATTGCCTAGCTAGCAAGTCGGCGGCGCGGTAGGCGAGGTTATTTTTGTCAGCGGGGACTTGGGAATCGTCACAGCGGACGCGGATGGTTTCTGTACCGATGGGCCGCAAGTCGATGCGATCGGCTAAATCTATACTTTGAAGTACCATTGCCAGTTCGTGATAGCCGCCGCTAGGCGAATCACCGATGATTTCTAAGTATAGATTGATTTTTGCGGGAGCAATCAGAGAATATGAGCGCATAAGTATGGATGATTTGGGACGTAATTCCCTTGTTCTGAGCTAATTTACATCAGTCTGCGACCATAATCAATCCTTCTTCATTGCTTAACATAAAACTATGCAGAACTTCATAGGCTACTCACCGGTGTATAATTCTCTCCCCAATTCTACCTCTAAGTTGTTAGCTAAAGCTACCCATTCAGCTACACTTAGATCTTCAGCCCGACATTGAGGATTTATTTGTAATTTTTCTAGTAATTGAGCGAGTCGCTCTAACTCAATTGTTCCTTTTAAATTATTACGCAACATCTTACGCTTGCTACCAAAGCCGAGTTTAATTAAACTCTCTAAATGTACGGGGTTAATCGCTTGCGGTTCCACCATCCGGGGACGCAGCCGCACTACAGCAGAATCCACTTTGGGCGGCGGATAAAATGCCTTAGCTGGTACGTCGCAAATTAACTCGCATTCAGCTAAATATTGCACTCGCACTGACAGCGCACCGAAGGCTCTGGAACCAGGTTTAGCATACAGCCTTTCTGCAACTTCTTTTTGTACGAGCAGCACAATTAAATCAAAAGGTTTAGCTGCCGGAGCTGAGATTTTACCTAGTAGTTTTTCAATAATCGGCCCAGTTATATTATAAGGAATATTGGCAACGACTTTATTAGGATTTTGGAATTTAGGGAACGCAGCTAATTGCTCCTCTAAATCCATTGCAAGGATATCGCCTTGGACAAGTAGGAAATTGTCAACTTTACCCAGTTGCTTTGCTAATTTTTCGCATAAGTCGCGATCGATTTCCACAGCCACAACTGACTGCGCCGCAGGTAATAAGCTCCGAGTTAAAATTCCTGTACCAGGCCCAATTTCTAATACGCGATCCTGCGACAAATCAGCCGCTTTAACAATCTGATTTAAAGCTTTTTCGCTCTTGAGCCAATGTTGAGCAAATCGTTTTCGGGGTTGAGGTTCCCGCATCCTGAATTACCTAGCGCATTATGAAACTGCTATAGTTATGAATTATATACCATCGCTTCGCCATCCGCACACAAATATTTATTGTCATTGAATTCAATCTAGAATAATGCTAAACTATTTCCTAGTTGAGCGAGGTAAACAATGTCAGCCACAAGCGAACTAACACTACAAGAGTTTTTCGCTCTCCCCCCCCTTGAGGGAGATATTACCTATGAACTTATTGATGGTCAGGCTGTCCCAAAGATGTCTCCAAAATTTTCGCACTCTAAGCTTACCCGTACACTACTATATCTAATCGATTTGTGGTGTGAAGGACGCGGTGAAGTCTTGCCAGAATGGGCTATTCAATTAACTAAAAAAGGTCGAGCCTGGGTACCGACTCCTGACCTTTTATATATTTCTTATGAACGCTTACCCGCAGACTGGAATCAAGATGAAGCCTGTCCCATTCCACCAGAACTCGTGATAGAAATTATTTCACCTGGACAAACTTTTGGACAAATGGCGGCTAAAGCGAGAGATTATTTAGATGCTAAGGTATTGCGGGTTTGGGTGGTAGATAGCAAAGCTAGAAGTATTACTGTTTTTTATCCCGATGCACCACCCCAAACTTATATGGGAGATATCCTGCTAACAGATTCACTGTTTGCAGGATTGGAATTTACCCCAGAGCAGATATTTCAAAAGGCAAAAATACCACTAAATAATTAGGTAAAAAATAGTGCAAATCACAAGCCGATTAACACTCGAAGAGTTTTTGGGTCTCCCGCCAGTTGAGAGTGATATTACCTATGAACTTATTGATGGTCAGGCTGTACCAAAGATGTCTCCAAAAAAATTTCACTCCAAGCTCACCCGTACATTCCTTAATCTAATTGAAAATTGGTCTGATGGACGGGGAGAAGTATGTCCAGAATTAGCTGTCACTTTAAGTAAAAAAGGGCGAGATTGGGCACCAATACCAGACCTTTTATATATTTCTAATGAAAGCTTACCAGATGACTGGGATCAAGATGGAGCTTGTTCTGTTCCACCAGAACTCGTGATAGAAATTATTTCACCTGGACAAACTTTTGGACAAATGGCGGCTAAAGCAAGAGATTATTTAGATGCTAATGTATTGCGGGTTTGGGTGGTAGATAGCAAAGCTAGAAGTATTACTGTTTTTTATCCCGATGCACCACCACAGACTTATATGGGAGATACACTGCTAACAGATTCACTGTTTGCAGGACTAGAATTTACCGCAGAGCAGATATTTCAAAAGGCAAAAATACCACTAAATAATAACTAAAAAATCACAATCAGGCATTATTTTATCACAGAAAATACTGCCTGATTGCTAAGGGCAAATGCCGATTCACTCCACAATTATTTTTGCTCTAGTGTTTAGGAAATCAGCAAGCTATGTATATTTTTGTTAAAAAATGGAATTAGTTAGGCCAAGTTTTGACAGAATTGTATTTATCTTCACCAGTCTCTAAAGGAGATTACCCTGTGAAATATAAAATTCGTTATAAACCATCCTTTGCAGCTATTTTCATCACCCTAGACCCCGGAGAAAGTATCACCGCCGAGGCGGGGGCTATGACTAGCATGGATGGAAAACTATCTATAAAAACTGAATTTTCAGGCGGCTTCTTCTCTGGCTTACTCAAAAAGTTTTTTGGCGGCGAATCTCTGTTTGTCAATAAGTTCATCAATGAAACGCAAGAACCCCTACAAGTCATCTTAACTCAACCTACTATTGGCGATATAGAAGCCATAGAATTAAAAAGCGATCGCGAGATATATTTTCAATCTGGTGCTTATATTGCCCATACTAAAGGATTAAATATCGGTGTCGGCTGGGCGGGTTTTTCTAGTTGGTTTGCTGGCGAAGGATTGTTCAAGTTAAAAGTTAGTAGTAAAAACAAAGGTCTGGTTTTCTTCGGCGCTTATGGTGGCATTACGAATAAAAAAATTACAGGTGAATTTGTGGTTGATAGCGGTCATTTAGTCGCCTACGAACCAGGGATTAAAATGAGCGTTACTTTGGCTGGAGGCTTATTTGGTTCAGTCACATCAGGGGAAGGATTCGTTAACAAACTTTCCGGCACTGGGGATATTTATTTACAGTCTCGCAGCATAGATGGTTTAGTTAGATTTTTACGTCCAAAATTCTTTTAATTTTGCAATAGAGGCAGCAATAATGGATATCCAAATTTTGCAGCAACCTGATAGTGCAATTGCGCGTGTCACCTTCGATGCTCGCGAAGAATTAGTAGCAGAAGCAGGTGCGATGATTGCGATGAACGGTTATATTAATGTTAGCACTACTCTCCGGCAAGGTAAAGGTGGTGGCATTTTAGGCGGACTTAAACGTACGATCGCAGGAGAATCTTTATTCTTAAGCGTTTTTCGTTCTCCTACTGCTGGCTGTGAACTATTTTTAGCTCCTAAACTGCTCGGAGATATCTGCCATTATCAAGTTTCTAATGTGGGATTGGTAGTACAGGCTACTTCTTATCTAGCTAGCGGTTCTGATGTTGATATTGAGTTGGGATTTCAAGGTTTTAAATCTTTATTTTCGGGAGAATCAATTTTCTGGTTAGATATTAGCGGCAAAGGCGATTTACTCCTGAGTTCTTTTGGAGCAATTTATGAAATCCCTGTTGATGGCGAATATGTAGTAGATACTGGTCATATTGTCGCTTTTGAAAAAACCCTGAACTTTACAATTGGCAAGCCAGGTTCTAGCTGGCTAGGTGCTTTTCTAGGTGGTGAAGGATTAGTTTGTCGGTTTAAAGGAAAAGGGCGATTATTCTGTCAAACTCACAATGCGACGGCTTTTGGTCAATTAGTTGGCCCTCAGTTACCGCCTCGATAATAGAACTGTTAACTGTTAACTGTTAACTGTTAAGTGAGAATATTGGTAGAGAATTTTAGTAAGGCGATGGAGAAACAGCCATGAAAAATGAAATTGATTACACTATTGAGCATTCCCCTTCCTATGCTTCATTACGGTTAGACCTCAAGGCAAATGAAACTGTTTTTGTGGAATCGGGAGCAATGGCAGCTATGGATTCCTGTATCAAAATGAAATCCAAGGTGCAAGGGGGATTAATGAAAGGAATTGGTCGAATGTTAGGGGGTGAATCGCTATTTATCAGTGAGTTTACCGCCGAAGGAAAACCTGGGCAATTATTTGTCTCGCCAGGAGTACCCGGAGATATTCAGCATTATTATCTTAATGGTAATGGTAATAATTTAATGGTTCAATCTTCCGGGTTTGTTGCTTCTAGCCCCACTGTCACTATTGACACAAAATTTCAAGATTTTAAAGGCTTTTTTAGTGGTGAATCGCTGTTTTTAATTAAAGCTACTGGGAAAGGAGATTTTTGGTTTTCTTCCTACGGGGCAATTGTTGAAATTCCTATTGATGGCGATCATGTTGTCGATACAGGTTACATTGTCGCCTTTGAAGATACTCTCAACTATAATGTGGAAATGATGGGCGGCTTATCTTTTAAAAGTCTGAAAACGGGGATTCTAGGTGGTGAAGGATTGGTGTGTCGCTTCCAAGGTCAAGGCCGTCTGTGGGTGCAGTCGCGAAATCTGTTTCCTTTGCTTAATTTTTTGAATCCTTTCCGTCCAGTTAAAAGCAATAACTAAACCTATTTATAGATCATGCCTGATGATGAATTTAGCTCTAGAAATTCCCCAACTAGCAATCGCCAGTTATTGATAATTCTGACAATCTTTTTAGGGTTGCTTGTAGGATCGATTTGCTTTATACTATTTATAGTCGATAGCTTAGTATGGGTAATTCCTGTTAGTGCAGAACAACAGCTTGGTAAATTAATTGCTCCTGCTTACGAGCAAATAGCTAAACCTTCTCCGGCTCAAGATACGCTGAATCAACTTTTAGATCGACTAGAAACTAAGTTAACAAAAGAGCAAGCAGAAGGGCGTAATTACAGAGTTTTGTATGTGTCACAGCCGACGGTCAATGCTTTAGCAATACCGGGTGATATTGTGATTATTTATTCTGGTTTAGTTGCTGAAGCAAAATCAGAAAATGAACTGATGATGGTACTCGGCCATGAACTCGGTCATTTTGCTCACCGCGATCATTTACGAAGTTTGGGGCGGAGTTTACTTGTGCAAGTTGTACTGGCTTATTTTTTTGGGGATTTGAGCTCGCTGCAATCTACTATTTCTACTGTCTCCACTGCTCAATTTTCTCAAAATCAAGAACGTCAAGCTGATGAATTTGGCTTGTCTCTTTTGCAAGCTACTTATAATCATGTGGGGGGAGCAACTGACTTTTTTGAGCGCATGAGTGAGAAACAGGGTGGGGATATTATACCTTTTTTAGCTACTCATCCAAATCCGCGCGATCGCGTTGCAGAATTAAAGCGTTTGATCGAGAAACGTCAGTATAAAATTGGGGAGAAATTGCCTCTGCCCTCAACGCTAAAATTGTAACGCCGCCCAGAGGGTGACATTACTGTGTTTCATCACATTTCACCAAAATGTTGTTGCAACAAATTGTGAATAAAATGATAGCGATCGTCTCCAATTTTTTGTAGCAACAATCTTTCACTGACATAATTTAAGAAACGCCGATAATTCCAGGGAATATACCCGTATCGGCAAAGCACTACTCGCACCATAAAATTTTCAATAGCAGGTATTTTGATAAATAAACCGCTAATGCAGGCAGCAATTATCCCAAAAATTATTCCCGAACTTAACTCGAAGATTGTCGCAACAATTGCTCCTACGATACCCGCAGTTAAACTTAAAATTAACCCAGTAATTACTATGACTCCAATCAGACATATTTGCTGTTGCTGTTCTGTTTGCAACCAACTAGATGTAATTTTTGCCACAGAAAATTCTGTCAAATTCTCTGTTTCCAGCTTTTTAGCCAACCATACTAACCAGTACCGAATTTGTTCTGGTCGCGGTTCCTTACCTTTAGGATACCATTGCTGATTAATTTCCCGTGTCATCTGGCGGCGAATATAAGCATTTAACAAATACTGGCGCTGCGCCTCAGTAGAAGGAAGTCGTTTCCAAGATTCAATTAAAATTTCCTCATAAGCCAAAGTCAACAGACTTAATAGCAACGGTGTTTTGGCTAACTTCAACAATTCAGGTTCCCGTTCAATATTGTACCATAGCTCTCGACTTCTAGCAGCTATTAAATACTCGCGAATTTGAGTTTGGGTCAGCGGTTTTAACAAAATTGCTGCTTGCAATCGGAATCTATTTTGGCACTTTTTGTAAGATTCAAAACTGCTACATATAACTAGATGATTAGGTTGAAAATCTTCAATAAATTTATTTATACTCTGAATTAAATTTTCATGTCGCTCACCTTCAATTTCATCTAATCCATCTAATAATGGCAATAATTGCTGTTGAGCAAGCCACTGTTGACTAATATTAACGGGAATGTTATACTTAAGGTGAATTTGCTCGATTACCCAATCCGCGATCGCCCGAGAATCATCTTTCCGCGAAGCCAAGTTCAACAGCACCGGACAGGGCAAATTTGCATCATTTTCCGCCCTATTCACCAGTTTCGCTGCTAGTTCCCGCAAAGTTGTCGTTTTGCCCGCCCCAACTGCCCCCAAAATCACCAATTTCCCACCCATACGGTCGAAAAGTTGCATAATTCCTGCCTTTTGCGGCACCTGAACGCTGGGGCGGCTGCCGATTTTCAGATCGATGTCCCACGATCGCCTAAACTGCTGCGGCGGCTTGTCTGCGTGTAAATTAACCAACACAGCTTTGTGCAAGGACTGCGATCGCCCCGCTTTCACTTCCCGCTTTACTTCGTCTAGTAACTTCTCGCGAGATGATTTTTCTCTAAGAGGACTCAATCTTAACATTTTACTTATTTGATTTTACCTTTGTTGGACATCATCTCTTGCCATCTCTCAGTAAAATTATTCACTTAATAGACTCCACCAATAACTAACGTCTTGATTGTGGTAATTTTCAATGTTAAACTTTAATAAAAAGTCCTGAAAAGTTAGCCAAACCTCTGTAACTTTTAAAACAAATAAAAGGCTTTAAAGCCGAAATTTGCAACAAAAATTATTAGTCTTCATAAAGAGGTATAAGTTATGTCCTTCAAACCTAGCCAATTCATCATAGCAGGCTTAGCTGGAGTTGCCACCGCCCTTGGTGTCACCGTTGCCACGATTCAGTCCCAATCGAGTTTCACTGACTCTGAATTACCACCCCAACCCTCTAATCCTCCCGTTCTATCATCCCCAGTACCAAACCCGCAAGCGGATATCAATCCAGTATCGCCAGTGGCGGACACCCCAGTATCCCCCAAACCTCAGCCAGCCGCCTCCCCGCCTACCACTCCTAAACCTCAGCCAATAGTGGTCTCCCCGCCAGATTCGGGGTGTAAAATTAGTATGGCCTTAGTAGCTGACCCCAACCCTCCGCTAAATGTGCGCGATCGCCCACAGGTAAGCGAGAGCAAAATAGTCGGTACGCTCAGAAATAATAGCTTTGTTTCTGTCGCTGATGAACAAAATGGTTGGTTGCAAATTAGCGATCCGATCGCGGGTTGGATTGCCAAAAATCGTACAAAAAGTAGTTGTCCAAATGTCAAGCAGAGAATTAGTTTTGTTGCGGGAGGAAGTGAGGCAATAGTCCAAGGTAAAATCATCGGCGGTGGTAGCCATTCTTACCTAATTAATGCTACCAAAGGTCAGACGATGATACTCACTAATCATCAACAAGTTTTACCATTAATTTTAACACCAGATGGTAAAATTTTAGGCGGAGCTAGCGATGTAGAAGGTAAAACAGAGTGGACAGGAAAAATCCCAGCTACGGGCGACTACACTTTACAACTTGACTCGAATTTCAAGGGATATGATTATGATTTTTCTGTTGAATTACACTAAACATGAATGTTTCTGATTGCCTCTGGAATGCTCCCATTGCAGAACTGACATTATCTAGTAATGACATCCATATTTGGTATGCTGCTCTCGATTTACCTCCTGAGCAACTTGAGATATTTTCTCTAACACTATCTAGTGACGAGAAAATTAGAGCAGAGCGATTTCACTTTGAGGAACATAGACAATTTTTCATCGCTTCTCGCGGAATTTTAAGAGCAATTTTAAGCCGCTACTCAGAGATAGCTCCAGAGCAAATACAGTTTAATTATGGAAGTCGAGGCAAACCAGAAATAGCAGAAAGTTGTGGAGTTAAAAAACTCAAATTTAACTTATCTCACTCTGGTAAAGTTGCCTTGTATGCCATTACCCGCGATCGCGAAATTGGCATTGATATCGAAAAAATTCATCCGATTGCCGATGCCGAACAAATTGCTCAACGCTTCTTTTCAGCCAAAGAATATGCGTGGCTGAGCGAACTTTCTCCCTCAGAAAAACCAGAAGCATTCTTTGAATTATGGACTTGTAAAGAAGCTTATCTAAAAGCAATAGGAGAAGGATTAGCCTTTGGTTTAGATCGGTTTGAAATCTTATTTTCCCCAAACAAACCTCCTGAAATATTAACCATTCAGGGCAATTATCAAGCAGCAAAACCTTGGTTTTTGCAGCAGTTAACTCCTGTTTTAGGATATATCGGAGCTGTGGCTGTAAAAGCAGATAATCCTTGCTTTACTTACTGGCA from Kamptonema formosum PCC 6407 encodes:
- a CDS encoding TIGR00266 family protein, yielding MDIQILQQPDSAIARVTFDAREELVAEAGAMIAMNGYINVSTTLRQGKGGGILGGLKRTIAGESLFLSVFRSPTAGCELFLAPKLLGDICHYQVSNVGLVVQATSYLASGSDVDIELGFQGFKSLFSGESIFWLDISGKGDLLLSSFGAIYEIPVDGEYVVDTGHIVAFEKTLNFTIGKPGSSWLGAFLGGEGLVCRFKGKGRLFCQTHNATAFGQLVGPQLPPR
- a CDS encoding NACHT domain-containing protein, translating into MLRLSPLREKSSREKLLDEVKREVKAGRSQSLHKAVLVNLHADKPPQQFRRSWDIDLKIGSRPSVQVPQKAGIMQLFDRMGGKLVILGAVGAGKTTTLRELAAKLVNRAENDANLPCPVLLNLASRKDDSRAIADWVIEQIHLKYNIPVNISQQWLAQQQLLPLLDGLDEIEGERHENLIQSINKFIEDFQPNHLVICSSFESYKKCQNRFRLQAAILLKPLTQTQIREYLIAARSRELWYNIEREPELLKLAKTPLLLSLLTLAYEEILIESWKRLPSTEAQRQYLLNAYIRRQMTREINQQWYPKGKEPRPEQIRYWLVWLAKKLETENLTEFSVAKITSSWLQTEQQQQICLIGVIVITGLILSLTAGIVGAIVATIFELSSGIIFGIIAACISGLFIKIPAIENFMVRVVLCRYGYIPWNYRRFLNYVSERLLLQKIGDDRYHFIHNLLQQHFGEM
- a CDS encoding 4'-phosphopantetheinyl transferase family protein, whose translation is MNVSDCLWNAPIAELTLSSNDIHIWYAALDLPPEQLEIFSLTLSSDEKIRAERFHFEEHRQFFIASRGILRAILSRYSEIAPEQIQFNYGSRGKPEIAESCGVKKLKFNLSHSGKVALYAITRDREIGIDIEKIHPIADAEQIAQRFFSAKEYAWLSELSPSEKPEAFFELWTCKEAYLKAIGEGLAFGLDRFEILFSPNKPPEILTIQGNYQAAKPWFLQQLTPVLGYIGAVAVKADNPCFTYWQWSENYILS
- a CDS encoding Uma2 family endonuclease, which produces MQITSRLTLEEFLGLPPVESDITYELIDGQAVPKMSPKKFHSKLTRTFLNLIENWSDGRGEVCPELAVTLSKKGRDWAPIPDLLYISNESLPDDWDQDGACSVPPELVIEIISPGQTFGQMAAKARDYLDANVLRVWVVDSKARSITVFYPDAPPQTYMGDTLLTDSLFAGLEFTAEQIFQKAKIPLNNN
- a CDS encoding M48 family metallopeptidase gives rise to the protein MPDDEFSSRNSPTSNRQLLIILTIFLGLLVGSICFILFIVDSLVWVIPVSAEQQLGKLIAPAYEQIAKPSPAQDTLNQLLDRLETKLTKEQAEGRNYRVLYVSQPTVNALAIPGDIVIIYSGLVAEAKSENELMMVLGHELGHFAHRDHLRSLGRSLLVQVVLAYFFGDLSSLQSTISTVSTAQFSQNQERQADEFGLSLLQATYNHVGGATDFFERMSEKQGGDIIPFLATHPNPRDRVAELKRLIEKRQYKIGEKLPLPSTLKL
- a CDS encoding Uma2 family endonuclease, with the protein product MSATSELTLQEFFALPPLEGDITYELIDGQAVPKMSPKFSHSKLTRTLLYLIDLWCEGRGEVLPEWAIQLTKKGRAWVPTPDLLYISYERLPADWNQDEACPIPPELVIEIISPGQTFGQMAAKARDYLDAKVLRVWVVDSKARSITVFYPDAPPQTYMGDILLTDSLFAGLEFTPEQIFQKAKIPLNN
- a CDS encoding TIGR00266 family protein encodes the protein MKYKIRYKPSFAAIFITLDPGESITAEAGAMTSMDGKLSIKTEFSGGFFSGLLKKFFGGESLFVNKFINETQEPLQVILTQPTIGDIEAIELKSDREIYFQSGAYIAHTKGLNIGVGWAGFSSWFAGEGLFKLKVSSKNKGLVFFGAYGGITNKKITGEFVVDSGHLVAYEPGIKMSVTLAGGLFGSVTSGEGFVNKLSGTGDIYLQSRSIDGLVRFLRPKFF
- the ispE gene encoding 4-(cytidine 5'-diphospho)-2-C-methyl-D-erythritol kinase, translated to MRSYSLIAPAKINLYLEIIGDSPSGGYHELAMVLQSIDLADRIDLRPIGTETIRVRCDDSQVPADKNNLAYRAADLLARQFPTAFARYGGVEIVIHKHIPVAAGLAGGSADAAAVLVGMDLMWQLGLTHSELQELGSQLGSDIPFCIAGGTALATGRGEELSPLPDLDNLYVVLAKYRNLSISTAWAYQTYRQQFSSSYCAPDDVECRRQRVHSGQMVAAIAHKDAAKIGQLLHNDLEKVALPVYPQVLQLREVFQSLGVVGTMMSGSGPTVFALTESLAEAEQVKERVKSAIASPDLDLWVAKFSNTGIRIASD
- the rsmA gene encoding 16S rRNA (adenine(1518)-N(6)/adenine(1519)-N(6))-dimethyltransferase RsmA, with the translated sequence MREPQPRKRFAQHWLKSEKALNQIVKAADLSQDRVLEIGPGTGILTRSLLPAAQSVVAVEIDRDLCEKLAKQLGKVDNFLLVQGDILAMDLEEQLAAFPKFQNPNKVVANIPYNITGPIIEKLLGKISAPAAKPFDLIVLLVQKEVAERLYAKPGSRAFGALSVRVQYLAECELICDVPAKAFYPPPKVDSAVVRLRPRMVEPQAINPVHLESLIKLGFGSKRKMLRNNLKGTIELERLAQLLEKLQINPQCRAEDLSVAEWVALANNLEVELGRELYTGE
- a CDS encoding DUF3082 domain-containing protein; translation: MTNLTNPTPNSQPPNSAEETSILRCITGSMIAGAFASGLYLLTASIAQTFANKPTHSDNITVIKIASAVRTLVVGMAALGTGIFALAALGLMGLAVQLLIQRLIKRLKKDASI
- a CDS encoding SH3 domain-containing protein; amino-acid sequence: MSFKPSQFIIAGLAGVATALGVTVATIQSQSSFTDSELPPQPSNPPVLSSPVPNPQADINPVSPVADTPVSPKPQPAASPPTTPKPQPIVVSPPDSGCKISMALVADPNPPLNVRDRPQVSESKIVGTLRNNSFVSVADEQNGWLQISDPIAGWIAKNRTKSSCPNVKQRISFVAGGSEAIVQGKIIGGGSHSYLINATKGQTMILTNHQQVLPLILTPDGKILGGASDVEGKTEWTGKIPATGDYTLQLDSNFKGYDYDFSVELH
- a CDS encoding TIGR00266 family protein; translation: MKNEIDYTIEHSPSYASLRLDLKANETVFVESGAMAAMDSCIKMKSKVQGGLMKGIGRMLGGESLFISEFTAEGKPGQLFVSPGVPGDIQHYYLNGNGNNLMVQSSGFVASSPTVTIDTKFQDFKGFFSGESLFLIKATGKGDFWFSSYGAIVEIPIDGDHVVDTGYIVAFEDTLNYNVEMMGGLSFKSLKTGILGGEGLVCRFQGQGRLWVQSRNLFPLLNFLNPFRPVKSNN